Proteins encoded in a region of the Paenibacillus sp. W2I17 genome:
- a CDS encoding alpha-N-arabinofuranosidase, whose translation MEKAKMTVDKDFTIGVVDKRLYGSFIEHLGRAVYGGIYEPGHPSANEQGFRTDVLEMVKELNVPIVRYPGGNFVSGYNWEDSVGPVSERKRRLELAWRTIETNEFGFNEFVDWAKQANSEVMMAVNLGTRGTDAARNIVEYSNHPEGSYYSDLRIKHGYKQPHSIKTWCLGNEMDGPWQIGHKTADEYGRLAVEAAKVMKWTDPTIELVACGSSNLNMPSFPEWEATVLDHTYDHVEYLSLHQYYGNQEQDTPTFLARSLEMDRFIDTVKATCDYIKAKKRSKKTMYLSFDEWNVWYHSNENDSKMDPWQIAPPQLEDIYNHEDALLVGCMLISMLKHADRVKMACLAQLVNVIAPIMTDTGGGSWRQTIFYPFMHTSLFGRGTALVPLIQSPKYDTKQITDVPYLEAIAVHNEEQGEVTVFAVNRHLEESLPLEVDLRSFGKCTVIEHIVLESDDLKASNTAAQPNRVAPHNRGGAVVSDTLITASLAKASWNVIRLKVQ comes from the coding sequence ATGGAAAAAGCAAAAATGACGGTAGATAAAGATTTTACAATTGGTGTAGTGGATAAGCGCTTGTACGGATCATTTATTGAGCATCTGGGACGTGCCGTCTATGGCGGGATTTACGAGCCGGGGCATCCATCAGCGAACGAACAGGGTTTCCGCACGGATGTGCTGGAGATGGTTAAGGAGTTGAACGTACCGATTGTACGTTATCCTGGAGGTAATTTTGTATCCGGTTACAATTGGGAAGATTCGGTTGGACCTGTGTCAGAACGCAAACGCAGACTGGAACTGGCCTGGAGAACGATTGAGACCAATGAATTTGGCTTCAACGAATTCGTGGACTGGGCGAAACAGGCTAATTCTGAAGTGATGATGGCGGTCAATCTGGGAACACGGGGTACGGATGCAGCTCGCAACATTGTGGAGTACAGCAACCATCCGGAAGGTTCGTACTATAGTGATCTTCGCATCAAGCACGGATACAAGCAGCCGCATTCGATTAAAACATGGTGTCTGGGCAACGAGATGGATGGTCCTTGGCAGATTGGTCACAAAACGGCAGATGAGTATGGACGGTTAGCTGTTGAAGCGGCAAAAGTCATGAAGTGGACGGACCCGACGATTGAGCTGGTAGCCTGCGGAAGTTCGAATCTGAATATGCCATCGTTCCCGGAATGGGAAGCAACGGTGCTGGATCATACGTATGATCACGTCGAGTATCTGTCCTTGCACCAATACTATGGCAATCAAGAGCAAGATACGCCAACATTCCTGGCACGCTCGCTTGAAATGGATCGTTTTATCGATACCGTGAAGGCGACTTGTGATTATATCAAAGCGAAGAAACGCAGCAAAAAGACAATGTATCTGTCCTTTGATGAGTGGAATGTATGGTATCACTCCAATGAAAATGATTCGAAGATGGACCCTTGGCAGATTGCCCCGCCACAGCTGGAGGATATCTACAATCATGAGGATGCACTGCTTGTTGGATGTATGTTGATCAGTATGCTCAAACATGCGGATCGGGTTAAAATGGCCTGTCTGGCACAACTCGTTAACGTGATTGCACCAATCATGACAGATACGGGCGGTGGTTCATGGAGACAGACAATCTTCTATCCATTCATGCATACATCCCTCTTCGGACGTGGAACAGCATTGGTGCCATTGATTCAGTCTCCGAAATACGATACTAAACAAATCACAGATGTTCCTTATCTGGAAGCTATTGCGGTTCATAACGAAGAGCAGGGTGAAGTGACTGTATTTGCAGTCAACCGTCATCTGGAAGAATCCCTTCCGCTCGAAGTGGACCTGCGCAGCTTCGGGAAGTGTACCGTGATCGAGCATATCGTGCTGGAGAGTGATGATCTCAAAGCATCTAATACGGCGGCACAACCAAACCGCGTTGCTCCTCATAATCGCGGGGGTGCAGTTGTATCTGATACCCTGATTACGGCGAGCTTGGCAAAAGCATCATGGAACGTGATTCGTTTGAAAGTCCAGTAA
- a CDS encoding ABC transporter ATP-binding protein gives MSNANPELHPDAEADQSKRTSFKAMMAYAKPHKWAFAGIFFCSLLGISADLLQPYLVKIAIDDHLAVGQTSVGFLVQLAAIFLGLAVISFIFTYIQNNLLQHVGQNIVSRIRKDLFKHISKMSMSFFDRFHIGSLVTNVSSDTETISSFFTQVLLSLIRDGMMLVLIIVFMFQLDPVLATYSLIVLPVIAVVAVLFRSGLRKAYQNARTRLSRLIAFTAENLSGMFLIQAFHQEEEQKKRFSEQNALHLKANIAQARSNVIFNRTFDILGNAALVMMVWLGGRAVLGESLQVGVLYAFISYIRQFFQPINQITMQWNTFQSTTVSMDRIWNILNTRPEVADPKPGMASSLEPQNVMGQIDFNDVSFGYRADRPLIQQMNLHLYPGEMVGIVGTTGAGKSTLISLLNRFYDVDKGSIEIDGTDIRHLPQAKLHRIVGLIQQEPFLFSGSIIDNVRMFREDITREQAIEACRFVGAHAMISRLPQGYDTHLSERGSGLSAGERQLISFARIVVFQPRVLILDEATANLDSHTEQLVQQALESVSQGRTTIVIAHRLSTVMHADRILVMENGEIVEEGPHQELIAAKGVYADLYTHARDAGKNSAISG, from the coding sequence ATGTCTAACGCTAACCCTGAACTTCACCCAGATGCAGAAGCCGATCAGAGTAAACGAACTTCGTTTAAAGCCATGATGGCATACGCCAAACCTCATAAATGGGCTTTTGCCGGTATCTTCTTCTGCTCACTGCTTGGCATATCGGCAGATTTGTTACAACCATATCTGGTGAAGATCGCCATCGATGATCATCTGGCCGTGGGCCAGACCAGTGTGGGCTTTCTCGTTCAGCTCGCAGCCATCTTTCTTGGGCTGGCTGTCATCAGTTTTATTTTTACCTATATCCAGAATAATCTGTTGCAGCATGTGGGCCAGAACATTGTATCCCGGATCAGAAAGGACCTGTTCAAGCATATCTCCAAAATGTCCATGTCCTTCTTTGACCGTTTTCATATCGGCAGTCTGGTTACGAACGTATCCAGTGATACGGAAACCATCAGCAGCTTTTTCACTCAAGTACTGCTCAGTCTGATTCGAGATGGTATGATGCTGGTGCTCATTATCGTCTTTATGTTCCAGCTTGATCCTGTGTTGGCGACATACTCCCTGATCGTGCTGCCTGTCATTGCCGTTGTTGCGGTATTATTCCGTAGTGGACTGCGGAAAGCTTATCAAAATGCTCGTACCCGGCTTTCCCGTTTGATCGCATTTACGGCGGAGAACCTGTCCGGTATGTTCTTGATTCAGGCTTTTCACCAGGAAGAAGAACAGAAGAAACGTTTCTCGGAACAGAATGCGCTTCATCTGAAAGCCAATATTGCGCAAGCCCGCTCCAATGTCATCTTCAACCGAACGTTTGATATCCTTGGCAATGCAGCACTGGTCATGATGGTTTGGCTTGGAGGTCGCGCCGTACTGGGTGAATCCCTGCAAGTCGGGGTATTGTATGCGTTTATTAGCTATATCCGTCAGTTCTTTCAACCGATTAACCAGATTACGATGCAATGGAATACATTCCAGTCCACGACCGTATCGATGGATCGCATCTGGAATATTCTGAATACACGGCCTGAAGTTGCTGATCCCAAACCCGGGATGGCCTCCTCGCTTGAACCACAAAATGTGATGGGCCAGATTGATTTTAACGATGTGTCGTTTGGTTATCGGGCAGACCGGCCCTTGATTCAGCAGATGAACCTGCACCTCTATCCGGGTGAAATGGTAGGTATCGTGGGAACAACAGGCGCTGGCAAAAGTACACTGATCTCCCTGCTCAATCGTTTCTATGATGTAGACAAGGGCAGTATCGAGATTGATGGTACCGATATTCGGCATCTGCCGCAGGCTAAGCTTCATCGAATCGTGGGTCTGATTCAACAGGAACCCTTCCTGTTTTCCGGTTCCATTATTGATAATGTGAGAATGTTTCGTGAGGATATTACCCGAGAGCAGGCGATTGAGGCCTGCCGGTTTGTCGGAGCACATGCGATGATTTCACGTTTGCCTCAAGGATATGATACACATCTATCCGAACGCGGAAGCGGTCTGTCTGCCGGGGAGCGGCAATTGATCTCGTTTGCCCGGATCGTGGTGTTCCAGCCTCGCGTGCTCATTCTGGATGAAGCAACCGCCAATCTGGACTCACACACGGAACAGCTTGTGCAGCAGGCACTGGAATCGGTATCCCAGGGACGCACCACCATTGTCATTGCTCATCGCCTGTCCACAGTGATGCATGCCGATCGAATTCTGGTGATGGAGAATGGTGAGATTGTGGAGGAAGGACCACACCAGGAACTAATCGCAGCCAAAGGTGTATATGCAGACTTGTACACCCACGCGCGTGATGCAGGTAAAAATTCAGCTATATCAGGGTAA
- a CDS encoding C40 family peptidase, protein MNWKKTIITASVTATMLMGSLTTGALTAQVSAAAVDNSQVKVIWGVNLRTTPSSSAKIVRMVAKGETVTVLQQSGSDWYKIKDSANRTGYISSSSKYTQAISGGTSGSGSNSGTSVTGNASVEKVIAAGMKYLGTPYEFGASRNSTATFDCSSFVRQAFVDALGIKLPADSRKQGAYVKAKGTVQTNWKNLKRGDLMYFMSYKGSSASSYSGVNKSSATITHTGIYLGDGKVLHTYSNAGGGVTTSDISGKHWEYRFLFGGSAL, encoded by the coding sequence ATGAACTGGAAGAAAACGATTATTACGGCAAGTGTCACAGCAACGATGCTGATGGGAAGTCTGACGACAGGAGCACTAACGGCACAGGTATCGGCAGCTGCTGTTGACAATTCACAAGTAAAAGTAATCTGGGGTGTAAACCTACGCACAACACCTTCTTCTTCTGCGAAGATTGTTCGCATGGTCGCTAAAGGGGAAACGGTAACGGTGCTTCAGCAATCCGGTTCGGATTGGTATAAGATTAAGGATTCTGCTAACCGGACAGGCTACATATCTTCTTCATCCAAATACACACAAGCGATTAGTGGCGGCACAAGCGGATCGGGTTCGAATAGTGGTACATCGGTGACCGGCAATGCATCTGTAGAAAAAGTGATTGCGGCGGGAATGAAATATCTGGGAACACCTTATGAGTTCGGAGCCAGTCGTAACAGCACAGCTACTTTTGACTGTTCCAGCTTTGTACGCCAGGCATTTGTCGATGCACTTGGTATCAAACTTCCAGCGGATTCCCGCAAACAGGGAGCCTATGTAAAAGCCAAGGGTACAGTTCAGACGAACTGGAAAAACCTGAAACGCGGTGATCTGATGTATTTCATGTCGTATAAAGGCAGCTCTGCATCATCGTATTCGGGCGTGAATAAATCTAGTGCAACCATTACTCACACAGGGATTTACCTGGGCGACGGCAAGGTATTACATACGTATTCCAATGCTGGCGGTGGTGTAACAACTAGTGATATCTCCGGCAAACACTGGGAGTATCGCTTCCTGTTTGGTGGCAGTGCGCTGTAG
- a CDS encoding Lrp/AsnC family transcriptional regulator yields MNEMIDDTDIRILQILIQNAKRSHKEIGEEVHLTGQAVGARVRKLQDLGVIEGYTVKWNPERLGLGLQAFVTVFLNSGDRHAAFRTFIADREDIVEVHRVSGEGCYLMRVQTGTTEQLGQLLEALLPYGNYKVSLSIGVEKSQ; encoded by the coding sequence ATGAATGAAATGATAGATGACACGGATATACGTATTTTGCAGATTCTGATTCAGAATGCCAAACGTTCTCACAAAGAGATCGGTGAAGAGGTTCATCTTACGGGACAGGCCGTTGGTGCAAGAGTGCGCAAGCTGCAAGATCTGGGTGTGATTGAAGGGTATACGGTAAAATGGAACCCGGAACGCCTTGGCCTCGGCCTACAGGCCTTTGTCACAGTTTTCTTGAACTCCGGCGACAGACATGCCGCCTTTCGTACATTCATTGCTGATCGTGAGGACATCGTTGAAGTCCATCGCGTCAGTGGAGAAGGTTGTTATCTGATGCGGGTGCAGACTGGCACCACAGAGCAGCTTGGCCAGCTGCTTGAAGCGTTGTTACCTTACGGCAATTACAAAGTCAGCCTGTCTATAGGTGTAGAGAAATCACAGTGA
- a CDS encoding ABC transporter ATP-binding protein → MSKKGLLRGYVVSNWPVYLVAVLLIIASNVGQASLPRILGSFTDQLMQNSLQMQTVVRYSLSLLAIAIGYNLLFGTGQFMIMKLGRRFEFMTRERIFSKFSELSEHYFSKQGNGKLLSYVMNDVTSVREAISNGVTLMTNATFLLLSCIVMMLLSGIPLTLILISVVPLLAIPFLVVFFGPRIRKRSRDVQEALATMTESAEEQLGGIRVTKTFAIEDSARARFGTTVDAIKSKQLRLVRLSSLFQALLPLLGAISLVVSLLVGGIMTMQNSITLGSFVALTLYLRIIMGPLQQIGNVINTVQRSGASLERVNDLLSEVADVRELPEATALQTVQDITMENLTFSYPGSSSPALKNIQLHIRAGRTVGIVGKTGSGKSTLVKLLLRTYEPPEGTIRINGTDIRQLSLESLRSRIAYVPQDGFLFSTTIRDNIAFSDREVSLDTVEHSARQAMIYDNIVRFPDRFDTLLGERGLTLSGGQRQRTSLARGLIKQAQLLILDDSMSAVDAVTESGILRSLREIGKGKTTLIISHRISAVRHADDIIVLDEGRVAEQGTHAQLMAAKGLYAATYRLQEEGLHHV, encoded by the coding sequence ATGTCCAAGAAAGGATTACTTCGCGGTTATGTTGTGTCGAACTGGCCTGTTTATCTGGTTGCTGTTCTTCTGATCATCGCCTCCAATGTCGGGCAAGCATCCTTGCCCCGCATACTCGGCAGCTTCACGGATCAGTTGATGCAGAACTCTCTTCAGATGCAGACGGTCGTAAGGTACAGCCTGTCCCTTTTGGCTATTGCCATCGGGTATAATCTACTGTTCGGTACCGGGCAATTCATGATTATGAAGCTCGGTCGACGCTTCGAATTCATGACACGTGAGCGTATATTCAGTAAGTTTTCCGAACTTAGCGAACATTATTTCTCGAAACAGGGAAACGGAAAGCTGCTCAGTTATGTCATGAATGACGTTACTTCCGTACGTGAAGCGATATCCAATGGCGTGACGCTCATGACCAATGCCACCTTCCTGCTGTTGTCCTGCATTGTCATGATGCTGCTTAGCGGGATTCCGTTGACGCTCATTCTAATCAGTGTTGTTCCTTTGCTGGCGATTCCATTTCTGGTCGTGTTTTTTGGTCCGCGGATTCGCAAGCGCTCTCGCGACGTGCAGGAAGCACTTGCTACCATGACGGAATCGGCGGAAGAGCAGCTGGGTGGCATTCGCGTCACCAAGACGTTTGCCATCGAAGACAGTGCTCGTGCACGCTTTGGAACTACCGTCGATGCAATCAAGAGCAAACAGCTTCGACTGGTTCGTCTGTCTTCCTTGTTTCAAGCCTTGCTACCGTTGCTCGGAGCTATCTCATTGGTCGTTTCTCTGCTTGTCGGGGGTATTATGACCATGCAGAATTCCATTACACTCGGGAGTTTTGTCGCCTTAACCTTATATCTGCGCATTATCATGGGACCGCTTCAACAGATCGGCAATGTTATTAATACCGTTCAGCGCTCAGGCGCATCACTGGAGCGGGTGAATGACCTGCTCAGCGAAGTAGCAGATGTGCGTGAACTTCCTGAAGCCACAGCGCTCCAAACCGTACAAGATATCACCATGGAGAATCTAACCTTCTCCTATCCTGGCAGTTCATCTCCTGCTCTCAAAAACATTCAACTCCATATCCGTGCCGGGCGAACGGTCGGTATTGTAGGCAAGACCGGCTCAGGTAAAAGTACCCTCGTTAAGCTATTGCTGCGTACATATGAACCACCTGAAGGAACAATTCGCATCAATGGTACCGATATTCGGCAGCTGTCGCTGGAAAGTCTAAGATCGCGCATCGCCTATGTCCCTCAGGATGGATTCCTGTTTAGTACCACCATCCGGGATAACATCGCATTTAGCGACCGGGAAGTATCGCTGGATACAGTGGAACATAGTGCACGGCAAGCCATGATCTATGATAATATTGTCCGTTTTCCTGATCGCTTTGATACACTGCTTGGCGAACGTGGACTCACCCTGTCTGGTGGACAGCGTCAGCGAACCAGTCTTGCAAGAGGACTGATCAAGCAAGCACAGTTACTTATTCTGGATGACAGCATGAGTGCGGTTGATGCCGTCACCGAGAGTGGTATTCTGCGCAGTTTACGCGAGATCGGCAAGGGCAAGACTACATTGATTATCTCTCATCGCATCAGCGCGGTCCGTCATGCGGACGATATTATCGTTCTGGATGAAGGGCGAGTCGCTGAGCAGGGAACACATGCGCAGTTGATGGCTGCCAAAGGGTTATATGCGGCCACCTACCGTTTGCAGGAGGAGGGATTACATCATGTCTAA
- a CDS encoding MBL fold metallo-hydrolase, which produces MKIQLIRNATLWLEYGGLNILVDPMLMDAEVMPAFPNTPNELRNPRVGLPETETDYLNPDLLIVTHTHVDHWDEAAAKQLGKDIPLICQPGDENIFLGAGFTNVTVVDEKHEHHSVRFARTSGHHGTGEIGERMGKVSGFVLEADGEPVTYIAGDTIWCEEPAEAIRQYSPEVIVVNAGGARFVEGDPITMDGPDVVAVKRHAPSAHVIAVHMDAINHCVMSRTDLATYLASEQLDGQVLIPRDGESFEFKS; this is translated from the coding sequence ATGAAAATTCAATTGATTCGCAATGCTACACTGTGGCTGGAATACGGAGGACTGAACATTCTCGTTGATCCGATGCTGATGGACGCCGAAGTCATGCCTGCATTCCCGAACACACCGAATGAGCTACGTAATCCGAGAGTCGGTCTGCCCGAAACCGAAACGGATTATCTGAATCCGGATCTGTTGATTGTGACACACACCCATGTGGACCACTGGGATGAAGCCGCGGCGAAACAACTTGGCAAAGACATTCCCCTGATCTGCCAGCCTGGGGACGAGAATATATTTCTAGGTGCCGGATTCACGAATGTAACAGTTGTAGATGAAAAACATGAGCATCACTCTGTCCGATTCGCCCGTACATCCGGGCATCATGGCACAGGTGAAATCGGTGAACGTATGGGCAAGGTGTCCGGTTTCGTACTTGAAGCAGATGGAGAACCTGTCACCTATATTGCGGGGGATACGATCTGGTGTGAAGAACCTGCTGAGGCCATTCGCCAATATAGCCCTGAAGTCATTGTCGTGAATGCAGGAGGTGCACGCTTCGTGGAGGGTGATCCCATTACGATGGACGGCCCTGACGTTGTCGCCGTGAAGCGCCATGCGCCGTCTGCTCATGTCATCGCTGTGCACATGGATGCGATTAACCATTGTGTGATGTCTCGTACGGATCTTGCGACTTATCTGGCATCCGAGCAGTTGGACGGTCAGGTGCTCATTCCACGCGATGGCGAAAGTTTTGAGTTTAAATCTTAA
- a CDS encoding transcriptional regulator, producing the protein MRANTDAEWLPLYEALASEVRLQIIRLVAETPMNVKDLAASLGLSSAIVTMHVRKLQDVGIIQSKMIRKDGGTHKMNSLAVDWIGISMPQESGTARKLHEVSVPVGHYTHFDVYPTCGLATSNHVIGQYDDPRYFLDPERMHAHILWFGRGFVEYKIPNYILSGQQINAIELSLEIGSEAPSVNPNWPSDITFMLNGIRLGEWTSPGDSGNGRGMFTPEWWSDSVNQYGMLKVLRITNEGTFIDGQHLSDITLADIPVERNQWTLRLSVEEDAQHVGGLTLYGEGFGNYNQDILFRLYYHD; encoded by the coding sequence ATCAGAGCAAATACCGATGCCGAATGGCTACCCCTATATGAAGCACTTGCCAGTGAAGTCCGTCTACAGATCATCCGCCTTGTTGCAGAGACTCCGATGAATGTGAAAGACCTTGCTGCTTCACTGGGTCTGAGTAGTGCCATCGTGACCATGCATGTCCGCAAACTTCAGGATGTGGGCATTATTCAGTCCAAAATGATACGCAAAGACGGCGGCACACATAAAATGAACAGCCTTGCTGTAGACTGGATTGGCATCTCCATGCCGCAGGAAAGCGGAACAGCGCGCAAGCTGCACGAGGTTTCCGTCCCCGTGGGACACTACACCCACTTTGACGTCTATCCGACATGTGGTCTGGCTACGTCCAATCATGTTATCGGACAGTATGATGACCCTCGTTATTTTCTCGACCCTGAGCGGATGCATGCCCATATTCTATGGTTTGGCCGTGGATTTGTGGAGTATAAAATTCCAAACTATATCTTATCCGGACAGCAGATCAATGCGATTGAATTGTCCCTCGAGATCGGGTCAGAAGCACCTTCGGTGAATCCAAATTGGCCCTCGGATATTACATTCATGCTTAATGGCATCCGATTAGGGGAATGGACAAGCCCTGGAGATTCAGGCAACGGACGTGGCATGTTCACCCCGGAATGGTGGAGTGACAGTGTCAATCAGTACGGCATGCTCAAGGTACTGCGAATTACCAATGAGGGTACGTTTATTGATGGACAACATCTATCCGACATTACACTCGCAGATATCCCGGTCGAACGCAACCAATGGACTCTTCGTCTTTCGGTGGAGGAAGATGCTCAGCATGTAGGCGGGCTTACCTTATATGGTGAGGGATTCGGCAACTACAACCAGGATATCCTGTTCCGACTGTACTATCACGATTGA